The sequence TATTTGTTCAAAGGCCAAAGAACTTAAAGAAACGAGCACAAACTTACAGCAACTACAAACATCACAGCACCTACAAAGTTCTCTATTGCATAGCCCCCAATGTTTGTCAAAACTATTTGGTGGCAGAGCTAGAACATGGTGATATCTTTGGTTGCAGCTCAAAAACGGCAGTCCTACGTCATACTGTGAGCTTCAGAGTGCCACTGTCATGGTATTACAACCAAAGGTAGCATGGGGCAAAATTCTGTGACTGCTGCTGTGACCTATGTCTGctaaccaaccaataggaacGCAGCATGAAGTGATGCACTGATCAACACAACACTGGCACTAAACCCAGTGACGGGGttgaaacaagtaaaattaaatgtttgaggttccaacagaaagaaaataaccGGCTCCaaattctcctcctcttcttttgatttttgcttGAACACATTAATGCcacttaatattaataattaatattaatacatcAATGCCACCATTGAGCAGTTCCATTCCTGCTGAGCTGCATTGTTTACCACTAAGGCGATGCAGAGTGATTACGTACGCTGATGACGTTTTCTTGTATATTGATTTGCACCGTAGCCAACAAGATCTTCCCAGTCTcccctctccccagtccccggctggcctgcactcacattaggGAATTTAAGCAGGACAGTTTTCAGGACGGCTCCGCTAGGCGGAAGTGCGGCTGCTAAGACGCAATCGCCGTAGCAGTCAAAATCGTTAAGCAAACAGCCGTCGGCAGCGGGTACCCACCCCTTTCACTGAACTCTTGGTTCCCATGGTGACGCGTCTATGCAGCACGtgtcaaacataaacacagacagaattgGTTTAAAATTGAGCCATTGTTGGCCTTTGATTGTGTTTCATTTGAACTTGGCATAGCCTACTTTGGATAGGCCTGCCGCCtaagttgaacaaaaaaaaagttgattcaacaacaaaatgcttcaaaacTTGTTGCAAATCTACTTTATATTATACCATTAATTTGTGCAGCCTTAATATTTGTGAAGTATTTGTGTAGCCTCCTATGATAGAAACAGGCCTAtgtgaaattcaattaaatgccATATAGGCTATTGggacatggaaaaataaaaatgaattgttgattaaacaaaaacatgcttgaAAGGTTATAAACTACACAATGTTATTCCCTTAATATTTGTAAACCATTTGTGTAGTTTATAGGAATGACTGACATGACTCAACAGGTCATATTGCattaatgactgtttattaataaattaaacattgaagtaaacaaacatagccgggctttcttttagttatctggcttcacttaaccagacatccgcactccggattttcggtaccataaagccggctatcaacccaggcttttccaatctagatctgtgcgcgctcacataaaaagggtgGTGTTTGCGCCatgcgaccaatcacagacaaggaaaaatctacccgagccgcatacaAACAGTTTACCTGTACCTGAGTCCTGTACCTGAgtcctgtaccataaagctggatttgggcttagcgagctaacttcaggcttaaccctggcttttctgtaccataaaggtggcttactttttatcgggctatgttgcagctgagtgggagacacattcatttattgaacacacaaatgttactataGTCAAATCTACTcttgccgtcatggtggggaagtcagattataatcccactaatttacgcatttaCACAgtcggtgatttttttttttttttttttttttgccagcattccttgcagctTCAACTGTGTTGGTTTTTgtctggatgatggatttatattactcatatttatttcagattattgtctgcttgTTCATGCAAACAACGcgcccaaagtgcaaaaaaacactCAGCTGTTCGCGGCGTTGTGTGGCTACGTCGAAGTGGTTTGGACGTCTTACTGGTGTGTAGAAGTGGTTATAACtgcttttatttatcattacatCTTTACCAACTTTGTAGCAAAAAGCAGTTAGATTTAGAAAGAGGCGTTTCTGATGATCTAGATATATATTTCTAACCTCCTCgatttttcctccctctacaGCTACGATCATGCTGCACAGATCTCATTAACATGAAGTAATGGTAACAGATTCAAGTAAACCTCTAACTGTGGTTttccttaatgtgtgtgtgtgtgtgtgtgtgtgtgtgtgtgtgtgtgtgtgtgtgtgtgtgtgtgtttcagtgatgcctcagcagctgctggtgtgtaaagaagaggttccccctgagcagcaggagtgcagctccagtctggaccaggaggagccagagcccccacacattaaagaggaacaggaggagctctggaccaatcaggaggcagagcagcttcaagatCTCACCAAGTTCCCcttcactgctgtcactgtgaagagtgaagatgatgaagaggaagctcagtgctcacagcttcatcagagccaaactgaggagaacagagaggcagagcctccagccagcagctccactgaacagatgaaaacagaagctGATGGAGAGGAAGCAGCCAGGAACTCAGATCCAGCTGCTGATTTCCAAGCAACTAGTGAGGGCCAGCTCCTCTCTTCACACTCTTCTGAAGCTGagactgatgacagtgatgactgggaggagagcagagagcctcagtcaggttcaaacccacagagtgAACTCCTTTTCAGTGATGATGGATCTGATGATGCAGAGAAAccatcttcctgctctgtgagcaagaacacaggagagaaactgtGGAGCTGCTCTCTATGTGGTCAAAGCTTTACACGAAAAGAAACTTTAACCAGACACGTGAAGATGCACAagggagagaaaccattcagctgctcagtctgtggtaaaagttttgcacataaacaacacttcaacacacacatgagagttcacacaggagagaaaccatttcacTGCTCTGTCTGCGGTAAAGGTTTTGCAAATAACAATAGCTGCAAAAGACACACGAGAATTCACACCGGAGAGAAACCGTTCaactgctcactctgtggtaaaggtttCATGCTGAAACAAAGCTTCATTATACACACAAGAAGTcatacaggagagaaaccagTTAGCTGCTCTGTCTGCGGTAAAGCTTTTACAGATATTAGTAACTGCAGAAAACACATGACAATCCACACCGcagagaaaccattcagctgctctgtctgtggTAAAGGTTTTACACAGAAACGAAACATCAAcctacacatgagaatccacactggagagaaaccgttcatCTGCTCTGTCTGCGGTAAAGGATTTACACgtaaaaataaccacaaaagacacatgagaatccacacagcAGACACTTCTCCATCTGTGGTAAAGGTTTTaccacagagaaaaatgtcagaaaacacaTGAACTTGCAACATGAAAGCAAATGTCAGAAAACaggagcgagtgtgtgtgagagcagcaggtgaagctgcagagctgcaggttgAACATCTGAACACTGCTCACACAGACTAATGTAGTCAGCACTGCTGCACAAAACAGTTTTATGTTCCACGATCTGAGGGACAATGAGCAACAACGCCATATTAACTAAAAGCAATAGTATTAATGATTACAGCAACAATAAGAAATCTGTTTACTTCTCATGCAGCCCATCAGCTGACACTACTGTGACATTTTCTCCCCCTCAGCAGAGAATGATGTGCCCAGGAGATATATGCTCAATTTGTatgtctgtatttattgttgtaatatttttgtaggacTAATGTGCTTATTCATACATTCTGTTTCTTAAACCTTGTTTGGAAAAGACGCTTGGCTTCCGAGTCTGATGGAAAGTTTTAATGTTAGTTTGAAGGAAACATAAAAGACATTTCCTTgaattgtaaataaaatgattattaaaatatttaatgtgtACTCATTCTCTTAAAGCCTCAAGGATGTTTTGACATTGATTTTTGATAAAGTATACTGATTTTTGATAAGTGTTCTTACTGTACAGTATCCCCTTGTGTTCTTACTGTACAATCTGTAACCAAGTGCGCTTGTTGTATTGGAACTTTTAAATTCAACCTATTTTGATAGGTCTGAAAGTCATACAGTGCTCAAATGAAAGATACTAAAGTGTACTTAAGCATTGTcactgaatcagaatcagaatcagaatactttattgatccccagggggaaattactttttgttacaataacaactcccactcaaagtgtaaagtaaaaagagcaaatagtcaagaaaaataaagaaaggaatataaatataaatataaatatatatagaataaaaagaaagaaaaaatatatgtacaagtgcaaacatggacaggagttattgcactatatgttattgcacataagtatggtattgaatatggattattgcacaggttattgcacataagtatggtattgaatatggattattgcacaggttattgcacataagtattttattgaatatggattattgcacagagggaatttgcacaagagttagtttatggaagtgacaataatgacggtcaagcacaccctggagtgtaataatgcgattatacaactattaccaacaaaataaaatgtataatcaaaatgtattcatactgtgggcatttcgctctcaaaatatcaaagttttttgctagtattctctccgtttctgcggaaatacatgagatctgacgttaactagtccttgtcagccagataacttgggcttatcatgttttctagacatcatgattccccaaaactgaataaataccacacatagcaacacaaaactgctttgctagctcaatcatgttgtaactagaatatccgctggaaaataatttttttcatggactgatagttatacttctgccgacttctcagtcagttttaatctaacaggtgccgtgacaatTACTCACCAGCACAGGtgatttttatctacaaccaacttatattaacagttatatttaaatatagcctactgctttccagtgccggcaacagaacaaacatctatcttttaataaactcaccagcagatgttttagcttcagctggcggtgtgtcactccaatttaacctcagctccgattaatgtggctaagcagcaaaagtaacgacagtaagcagtaacattaaggctgaacagagttatgtAATCACcatttcaggctgttatcaatttacctctgacaGTTTTCAcggatgtgttgatttattaaatgttcatttcaatgtgcagatgcaaacaaattgacaaattaattaaatcaatggcctaggcaagtcataaagaacaaacaaatgaataacgattaataggctgattaataactggTAACATTAACGCATTAATAATGAACTAAGTTACAGCCTGtgcatctctgtggaaaatcttacaggtactgtccgtggtgctgaatctgctgaggcaggtactgtccgtggtgaatctgctgaggcaggtactgtccgtggttctGAATCTGCTGatgcaggtactgtccgtggttctGAATCTGCTGatgcaggtactgtccgtggtgctgaatctgctgatgcaggtgctgtccgtggtgctgaatctgtgtCAGCAgttactgtctgtggtgctgaatctgctgaggcaggtactgtccgtggtgctgaatctgctgaggcaggtactgtccgtggtgctgaatctgtgtCAGCAgttactgtctgtggtgctgactctgcccaagaaggtactgtccgtggtgctgagtccgctgaggcatttcattctatttattatagaaattaaagttCCATATAAGTTCCATAtccttattatatatatactatttatatttatatttttatttatagttttatttatatttttatttacatttatatatgctgtttacatttatttacatatactgtttatagtttacatactgtttatatccacacatactgtctatatatactgtttatacctatatatatatatatatatatatatatatatatactgttatatatcttatatatcttatattctatatttacacttatatttacacttctttttctggtctttttttctggtttttttttgtcttataccgggacctgagtgctaatttcgtaccactagcatgtaagtgtgaactggcatgacaataaagttccttgaatccttgaatcttgaatccttgaataaaattcacggaggatcttgtttagctcttctttacttaagttgagaaatcagctgtttgcccggtgtttgttaggtagtcttgtagacatttgatggCCCAGGACGTTGACCGGGCCCTACCGGCTTcgtttcctgacctctccagctgatccagctcttcactcgtcactctcgcgtatctctcctttttctcctctgtcttgtcttcctcgttcagtcattcatccaaacttaggtcgccaaataaatccaaaaattgacaacaaaacagtccactatgcaggcgaacaaagttgacagcggcttttgatgcgggtttcggtgaaatgtttcgtgttgccatggaaaccacacagactcgggcaataagatataggcggagtaatattttcagtgatgaggttttttttcatttcacaaggGCTAGCTgtgctcaattgctcatttgagcacattctaaacatgtgattgaccaatcagattgctcagtCGAATCTACATGTTGAATAATTGTTAATTATCTACACCCACTTTTGAGTGTTGTGACTGTGTAAATTGGGGAATGGTATATTTGTTGCAAAACTATGGGATATACTATGTTCCTATAGTATAGTATGGATATTCCTATACTATGGAGCAGGGGCGGCTGGCCCATGGTGGGCGATAGCGCATCGCCCTCCTAAAGCCaaacgaaaaaaaaagagtttattttGCTGGTTTAGGTCTTAATATTATTGTCCAATCAGCAGCCCGAATATCgctgtgacatcagcagccTGAATGTCACTTTCCAACCAGCAGCCCCGCCTCCTAGGGGCGATCTCAGTCAGATTAAAAATCGCCCTAGGCGCTCTCATAGACTTacatgttgagattttttttttttttttttttttttttactgtgggaccaaatttattgtatttgaggCATTTAACTTGATATAGCTATACAAAAATACTACCGTGTGTACAATTCATGTcagcgccatctagtggttgaacaggaaaaccacattaaaaaatgcaatgtaacaccagggctctcaagtctcaaATTGGGCAtgagacacacgcatttcaactcgttcacacgctcacatgccacaccttgtatttctcatgcagagaaattaccaggataacgcccaccaagttgcgccgctattttttataacagtggtaGGGCCCTATTATTTCTGCGATCATGGAATCGCAGACGGAATTGCGGAATTAGCCTAATAAAATGGAATCTTTTTTTAACGcagaatatcatggaatttgacataatttgaatgaaatgctgtttttgtgtggaatatgaacatatgtctggcaaaggcaaagaagatttccagctacagcagcacactgacatggattgtgtaacaaagcgaagagttgccactctgctctattttcactggctaacagcagaaCACCGGCTTAGCTTgttattcagagaagaggtatcacttcggcttatttttcaatctatgttatcacatgcatactactgctcattcattggtagctgaattgttaggggctgtttgataagtaatttacatttttaaaacaataatttaacatattgttaaattattggagtcaagccccaccccacccccggacgccaccaccaccaaaatctCGCTCTGAACTCCAttcaaaacttgagagccctgtaacactgtaaagttagctatctgaattttatttattattattttacccacTGAATGGGTCATCTTAGCCATCATCGCAATAGATGCCCCCCCCTGAGAAATTTGTCAGGAGCTGCCACTGCTATGAACATACTATATATTCCCAGAAATTCTAGTGTCAAAACGCTCAGAAATGCATCATTTGCATATTAAATTCAAAAAATTTTTCAACCCCCATGACACTGTCGCCTTTTTTACTGAGGAGTTTGCAGGtctgtattaaaatgtatatCTCAATTTTTTGGTTTTCATCAACTGATAatagagaaaatatttttaaataaattaattacatAAAAGGTTGCAGTGTTTGTATAGTTCTcacatatttgtatttatgttcagtttgtgAATGCAAATCCAAcctattttttccttttagttattttttccttatctatcacacacacatatatatgtgtgtgcagtagaCTCTCATTTTGGTCCCGTGCTGTTGCCGTACTTTACCGTGTTTCCCGCAGTAGCAGCGCAGCCAGCCGCCGGAAACAATGGCGGAGCAGTAGCAGCTGAGTGAGCAGCAGTAGACTCTCCTCTCCACAGTCCGGCCCGGAGCTCCGACTTGATCTTGGAACATGAAATAAGTCCCGCGGTCCGCTGCCGAAGCGAAAATCAAGCGAGCCGAGACCtttgctgtctgctgtctgtgcgCATGCGCACGGTGTGGTTCGCTAACCAACCCGAGTCCATGTATTGTTGAGACGTCGTGGTCGCTGCTCACATTTCTGTCGGATCACGTTGGAAAAAGTAAGTTGTGGTGTCTCGTGTCTTTTTCCAGCTGGAAACGCAGCAGATGAGCTGCTGACGGTTCAGCCTGCCgagcacagacagcagagccCACATGTGTGCTGCAGGcctggggccggattctctaaaaagttcttactaataatcttaagacgtttcgtaagaggaaaaaatcagaagttcataagaatgttctcaagtgctattccccattattttcttaagaactacACATTATCTTGCgaacttcttgatttttttctacttGCGAACTTCGCAGCTATCTACCCAGGAAGGGCCAGGGGATCCATCCAGTGTCTCAGAGGTCTTTCTGGATTGCCCTCTCTAGCTGCAATCGACAGCAGTTCcatttaaaatacaacaaaacaatatccattatagtctcatgtgtctaaatactggcttagatatcaggctgaattacagtttagataattATTATCTCTGTTAACTTATACAGTGTAAAATCATTAAGGTATtgctacattaatctatgttatataatcaaatttggctctaaattaatcaaagatgtttgaaaaatagctcaccttcacacagcatgacATTTACCTGCCTTAAAATTACGATAAAATTACGATACTattcaagaaaaataacaagataATTTAtctcaagaatcccatttattcttaaaaagcataagaataaagttgcgagcattcttaagatcttttgtttgggttcttaagatattttgtttgcaaattcaaaaatatcttaagattcttcttacacccaaatataagaaaaaagtggaacttaagaggaaatttagTCGTAAGATCCTTTAGAGAAAACGGTCCCTGGACCGGCCGTCTGGCGTACCGTCAGTGCCCGGTGGGCCGACGCACATTTTTGGCCGTGGCGATCgtaatttaaacaaaacattatatTATAAACCAATTTTATCGACTGCGCCggtatttaaaacacaaaaagaggcCCATTGGTCCCTTTCTAGGAGGACATCGGGCTAGCCCAATGAAATCTGTCTCTCCCCTCCGTGTAACGTGGTTTAGTTTTTGAATGACAGCTGAAATACAGAGAGCTTAGCAAGCCATGTTAGATGTCATCCTAATTAGCTGCGTTGTTGTTAAgttattgaacttttttttttttttttttaatttacttaacTATTTTTAAGGCTGTGTAGGtaattttacaaatcattttaCTTAGGTCTGCATATCTTTGCACCCGGGGGGTTTGCTCTTAGACAGCAGGTGGAGTGGTGCaacaccaaaaaagaaaaaaaaaacgaataatACATATCCTTATTTCATCTTACATAAACATATCTTTTAGCATGTCATATTACTGCAGCtgtaatcaaaataaaaaaaaaaaaaaaaaaattctagccAAGCTAGTTTTATGAAAAGATTTGTGAATACAACATAGATTTATAGATACATTAGCTTATTTAGGCCTAACATCTTGGTAATAAGTTTTACATCCCTGCAGAGCAGCAGGGCACAGACTCAAAATGATCAGGGTTTCCTCCTGGACCTGCTGTTACAGCGACACCTACTGTCACAAAAAATCTTACCATTACACCAACTGTAGTACCTGGAAGGTGACTAAATAATGGAGTAGCATTGTTAGATTTAAAAATAAGGATGTGTCAGGTTTTATTTCTAACCTcctccatttttcctccctctacaGCTACGATCATTAACATGAAGTAATATTAACAGGTTCAAGTAAACCTCTAACTAAGGTTTTCCttaatacatgtgtgtgtgtgtgtgtgtgtgtgtgtgtgtgtgtgtgtgtgtgtgtgttccagtgatgcctcagcagctgctggtgtgtaaagaagaggttccccctgagcagcaggagtgcagctccagtctggaccaggaggagccagagcccccacacattaaagaggagcaggaggagctgtggaccaatcaggaggcagagcagcttcaagatCTCACCAAGTTCCCcttcactgctgtcactgtgaagagtgaagatgatgaagaggaagctcagtgctcacagcttcatcagagccaaactgaggagaacagagaggcagagcctccagccagcagctccactgaacagatgaaaacagaagctGATGGAGAGGAAGCAGCCAGGAACTCAGATCCAGCTGCTGATTTCCAAGCAACTAGTGAGGGCCAGCTCCTCTCTTCACACTCTTCTGAAGCTGagactgatgacagtgatgactgggaggagagcagagagcctcagtcaggttcaaacccacagagtgAACTCCTTTTCAGTGATGATGGATCTGATGATGGAGAGAAAccatcttcctgctctgtgagcaagaacacaggagagaaactgtGGAGTTGCTCTCTTTgtgataaaatatttacacgaaaagaaactttaaacagacacatgaacTTGCATGCAGaagagaaaccatttagctgctcagtgtgtggtaAAGGTGTTAGACAGAAACAAACTTTGACcttacacatgagaatccacaccgGAGAGAAACAATTTAACTGCTCAGCCTGTGGTAAAGGTTTTACACAGAAAAAGTCCTTTGTCAcacacatgagagtccacacaggagagaaaccatttaacTGCACACTTTGTGGTAAAGATTTTACACAGAAAGGTAACTTCAACACTCACATGCGAATTCACACGGGAGAGAAACCGTTTaactgctccctctgtggtaaaAATTTTACACGGAGAGGCAACTTCACCACTCACATGAGAactcacacaggagagaaaccattcagctgctcagtctgtggtaaAGGTTTCAGTGCTACAAGTAATTTGAAAGCTCACAAgagaatccacacaggagagaaagcaTTCAACTGCTCTGTCTGCGGTAAAGgttttatagaaaaaaataactgcaaaaaacacatgagaatccacaccggagagaaaccattcatctgctctgtctgtggtaaaggttttacaaataaaaataaacacaaaagacacatgagaatccacacaggagagaaactaTTCAGCTGACTAAATTCTGTGGTAAAGGTTATACCACAgatcaaaatgtcagaaaacacgagcgagtgtgtgtgagagcagcaggtgaagctgcagagctgcaggttgAACATCTGAACACTGCTCACACAGACTAATGTAGTCAGCACTGCTGCACAAAACAGTTTTATGTTCCACGATCTGAGGGACAATGAGCAACAACGCCATATTAACTAAAAGCAATAGTGTTAATGATTACAGCAACAATAAGAAATCTGTTTACTTCTCATGCAGCTCATCAGCTGACACTACTGTGACATTTTCTCCCCCTCAGCAGAGAATGATGTGCCCAGGAGATATATGCTCAATTTGTAcgtctgtatttattgttgtaatatctTTGTAGGATTAATGTGCTTATTCATACAttctgtttcttataatttcacttccgcttaaaatgtattctttcaagaatttgagcagctgcaactgacccagtttccccggggatcagtaaagtgtGTCTGATTCTGGTTCACTGAGTCTCTAACACTGACTAGTGAGAGCTGTGTGCTAAATGCCTCTTGTTGAATGGACCTTGTGCTGCTGGATTTGTTTAACTCTGCTTTGAGATGCTTTGGTGATATTTTTACCATGAccttcagagagacagagggatggagctcGTCGTGGCTCCACACGGCTCCTGTCGGCTAATTTGACCACAGAAGGAcattgaggaggaggagttgcCATCAGTCTGTGAAAATGTCTCAACATCCAGGAGCTGCGATGGTCAGTCGACCAGCGACTGACATGCAGAGATGTCTGGGCTGTTAGACAGAACCAGAGCAACGCCTGAGGAGGAAACATCTCTTCCTGCGATTAGAAGCACATCAGCCTGTGTCAAACTGCTGGGCCGAAATTGCAGGTTCATGTTTACATTCCATTAGGCCACATTCTGGATACCATAAATGTGTTAATACGTCCTTTCAGCAACgatgttttacagtgtgtggcaattttcaattttcttaaaaaaatattttaaaaaaatatggttcttttatatttatatctacatatagatatagatatatatttatatctagatatatatgtatatgtctgTAGATGTATatataaacatcacacaaaaagtaTGGAAGTTTGTGTTTGGTAggttatttctttgttgtaacaatgcttcttggccaTAAATCTTACACTGTTGGAAAGcctctttatttcccttttaaatggtgccacataagtaaggaacatgcatttgtgggatgtgCAGCAGAGCTTAGTATGTGGGTTGCggccatgaaaaatttgccaaatcttcccTGCCAATGCCTAACAGCttattttactgttgctattaactcttgttttgagcttctggtACCCTCAGGTGCTGCCAGTCAGGTGCCTGATTGGCACCTCCACAGTCCGGGACCAAACTCTATC comes from Myripristis murdjan chromosome 12, fMyrMur1.1, whole genome shotgun sequence and encodes:
- the LOC115369187 gene encoding zinc finger protein 32-like: MPLLKEDCPCCTPYGLHRFPGRVGDEGVRKVWIKNLNRKDFIPNKNSTEAEQLQDLTKFPFTAVTVKSEDDEEEAQCSQLHQSQTEENREAEPPASSSTEQMKTEADGEEAARNSDPAADFQATSEGQLLSSHSSEAETDDSDDWEESREPQSGSNPQSELLFSDDGSDDAEKPSSCSVSKNTGEKLWSCSLCGQSFTRKETLTRHVKMHKGEKPFSCSVCGKSFAHKQHFNTHMRVHTGEKPFHCSVCGKGFANNNSCKRHTRIHTGEKPFNCSLCGKGFMLKQSFIIHTRSHTGEKPVSCSVCGKAFTDISNCRKHMTIHTAEKPFSCSVCGKGFTQKRNINLHMRIHTGEKPFICSVCGKGFTRKNNHKRHMRIHTADTSPSVVKVLPQRKMSENT
- the LOC115368752 gene encoding gastrula zinc finger protein XlCGF8.2DB-like; this encodes MKTEADGEEAARNSDPAADFQATSEGQLLSSHSSEAETDDSDDWEESREPQSGSNPQSELLFSDDGSDDGEKPSSCSVSKNTGEKLWSCSLCDKIFTRKETLNRHMNLHAEEKPFSCSVCGKGVRQKQTLTLHMRIHTGEKQFNCSACGKGFTQKKSFVTHMRVHTGEKPFNCTLCGKDFTQKGNFNTHMRIHTGEKPFNCSLCGKNFTRRGNFTTHMRTHTGEKPFSCSVCGKGFSATSNLKAHKRIHTGEKAFNCSVCGKGFIEKNNCKKHMRIHTGEKPFICSVCGKGFTNKNKHKRHMRIHTGEKLFS